A portion of the Pirellulales bacterium genome contains these proteins:
- a CDS encoding LamG domain-containing protein, whose product MPRDIPGRGDFSVAAWVRVPEEDDDVVGTVVERFDAAARRGFQLSIVTNAASTSALANLRQVQFGLQTASPETTWQDHGRPGNAVLIFALATYRGQLYAGTCEPGAEQCGHVYRLEGEQWIDCGRLDGANSVSALAEFDGQLYAATACYRLRGSALDDAVNQSPGGRVFRLIEPGRWEDCGRLGESEALNGLVVYRGQLYASSTYAPAGCFRYEGGTNWTSLGTAEGHRCEALTVFNGAIFATSYDGAEIHRYTPETGWRVVGQLPGETQTYGFTIFQGQLFVGSWPSGSVWRYDGDDRWTNCGRLGDEKEVMATAHYNGQLYAGTLPLAAVYRYDAPDKWTDTGRIDLTPDVTYRRVWSMAVYRGRLFAGTLPSGRILSMASGACASHDHALAPGWHHLAGVRAADRLLLYVDGRHVATSEPFDSAALDVSNDAPLLIGRGQFDYFQGSVTDVRLYRRALTTSEIAHIANPRGAQR is encoded by the coding sequence TTGCCGCGTGACATTCCGGGACGCGGCGATTTTTCGGTCGCCGCTTGGGTCCGCGTCCCCGAGGAAGACGATGACGTCGTCGGCACCGTCGTCGAGCGGTTCGACGCGGCTGCGCGGCGGGGTTTTCAACTGAGCATTGTCACCAATGCGGCGTCAACCAGCGCCTTGGCCAACCTCCGGCAAGTGCAGTTCGGCCTGCAAACCGCGTCGCCCGAAACGACGTGGCAAGATCATGGGCGACCCGGCAATGCTGTGCTGATCTTTGCCCTGGCCACTTATCGAGGCCAGCTCTACGCGGGGACGTGCGAACCAGGCGCCGAACAATGTGGGCACGTCTATCGCCTCGAAGGCGAGCAGTGGATCGACTGCGGCCGACTGGACGGTGCCAACAGCGTCTCGGCCTTGGCTGAATTCGATGGACAGCTCTACGCCGCGACAGCGTGCTATCGGCTGCGCGGCTCGGCGCTGGACGATGCTGTAAACCAATCGCCAGGCGGACGCGTGTTCCGGCTGATCGAACCAGGCCGGTGGGAGGACTGCGGTCGTTTGGGCGAATCGGAGGCCCTCAACGGGCTGGTTGTGTATCGCGGCCAGCTCTATGCCAGCTCGACATACGCGCCCGCAGGCTGCTTTCGCTACGAGGGCGGCACGAACTGGACGTCGCTGGGAACGGCCGAAGGTCATCGCTGCGAAGCATTGACCGTGTTCAACGGCGCGATCTTTGCCACGAGCTACGACGGCGCCGAGATCCATCGCTACACGCCCGAAACAGGCTGGCGCGTAGTCGGGCAATTGCCCGGCGAGACTCAGACCTATGGTTTCACCATCTTTCAAGGCCAGCTCTTTGTCGGCTCCTGGCCGAGCGGCAGCGTGTGGCGCTACGACGGCGACGATCGCTGGACAAACTGCGGGCGGCTGGGCGACGAAAAAGAGGTCATGGCCACGGCCCACTACAACGGGCAGCTCTATGCCGGCACCCTGCCGTTGGCAGCGGTGTACCGTTACGACGCTCCCGACAAGTGGACCGACACGGGAAGGATCGATTTGACGCCTGACGTCACCTATCGCCGCGTCTGGTCGATGGCTGTCTATCGGGGGCGTCTGTTCGCCGGAACGCTCCCGTCGGGCCGCATACTAAGCATGGCCAGCGGCGCGTGCGCCTCGCACGATCATGCTCTCGCGCCGGGCTGGCATCACCTGGCCGGGGTTCGCGCGGCCGATCGCTTGCTGCTCTATGTCGATGGCAGGCACGTCGCTACGTCCGAGCCGTTCGATTCGGCGGCGCTTGACGTGTCGAACGATGCGCCGCTGCTGATCGGGCGCGGCCAGTTCGACTACTTCCAGGGCTCAGTGACTGACGTCCGTCTCTATCGCCGCGCCCTGACAACCAGCGAAATCGCGCACATCGCCAACCCGCGCGGCGCCCAGCGCTAG
- a CDS encoding glutathione peroxidase, translating to MKAQWAWLLAPLLIAGGFAVAADTDVAPVFRYKMKSLTGKEVDLAKYQGKVVLIVNVASKCGLTPQYEQLEALHEKYADKGLVILGFPANEFGKQEPGSDDEIAEFCEQNYGVKFDMFSKVVVKGDGICPLYQFLTSPETDPKFAGPITWNFEKFLVDRQGNVIQRFSPKVKPDAAEVIKAIEAELAKN from the coding sequence ATGAAGGCTCAATGGGCCTGGTTGCTTGCCCCGCTCTTGATTGCAGGAGGCTTTGCCGTGGCTGCCGATACCGATGTCGCACCGGTGTTTCGATACAAGATGAAAAGCCTGACGGGCAAAGAAGTCGACCTGGCGAAATACCAGGGCAAGGTCGTGTTGATCGTCAATGTCGCCAGCAAGTGCGGGCTCACCCCGCAGTACGAGCAGCTCGAGGCCCTGCACGAGAAGTATGCCGACAAGGGCCTGGTGATCCTCGGCTTTCCGGCCAATGAGTTTGGCAAGCAGGAGCCGGGCAGCGACGACGAAATCGCCGAATTCTGCGAGCAGAACTACGGCGTAAAGTTCGACATGTTCTCCAAGGTCGTGGTCAAGGGCGACGGCATCTGCCCACTCTACCAGTTCCTCACGTCGCCCGAGACGGACCCCAAGTTCGCCGGCCCGATCACTTGGAACTTCGAAAAATTCCTCGTCGACCGCCAGGGCAACGTCATCCAGCGGTTCTCGCCGAAGGTGAAGCCGGACGCGGCCGAGGTGATCAAGGCCATCGAAGCTGAGCTGGCGAAGAACTAG